A window of Haloarcula sp. H-GB4 contains these coding sequences:
- a CDS encoding pyridoxal-phosphate dependent enzyme → MRTCSACDREYPRAEPWRCSCGAPLDYATQPLPDSRPGQFSRTSGVWDFAEFLPMDERVSLGEGWTPLVDAPEWDATFKLEYLHPTGSFKDRGAATVIAEALDVGTDRVLEDSSGNAGLAVASYAARAGLDAEIYVPTSAKDAKVRRIERTGADVVPVEGSRESVTEACIDAVENGAGWYASHAWNPAFFAGTATAAYEIAAQRDWSVPDAVVTPLGHGTLFLGLYRGFQALEQAGWTDAIPRILGTQAVGYSPIADEEGNTPDDAAANDLADGIHIRDPPRGRQIRHAINETEGAAVAVSAAATERERDRLGAAGFHVEPTCATATAALPEFRERGELQDGDDVVVALTGRND, encoded by the coding sequence ATGCGCACCTGTAGTGCCTGCGACCGGGAGTATCCGCGTGCAGAACCCTGGCGGTGTTCCTGCGGGGCACCGCTCGACTATGCCACGCAGCCGCTGCCCGATAGCCGACCGGGCCAGTTCTCACGGACCAGCGGCGTCTGGGACTTCGCCGAGTTCCTCCCGATGGATGAGCGAGTCAGCCTCGGCGAGGGCTGGACGCCGCTGGTCGACGCGCCCGAGTGGGACGCCACGTTCAAACTAGAGTATCTCCACCCGACGGGGAGTTTCAAGGACCGCGGCGCCGCGACGGTCATCGCCGAAGCGCTCGACGTCGGAACCGACCGCGTGCTCGAAGACTCCTCGGGCAACGCCGGGCTGGCGGTTGCGTCCTACGCGGCGCGGGCAGGGCTGGACGCGGAGATATACGTCCCCACGAGCGCGAAGGACGCAAAGGTTCGCCGCATCGAGCGGACTGGTGCGGACGTGGTTCCAGTTGAGGGGAGTAGAGAGTCCGTAACCGAAGCCTGTATCGACGCTGTAGAGAACGGGGCGGGCTGGTATGCCAGCCACGCCTGGAATCCTGCCTTCTTCGCCGGGACAGCGACAGCCGCCTACGAAATCGCCGCCCAGCGGGACTGGAGCGTTCCGGACGCCGTCGTCACGCCGCTCGGTCATGGGACGTTGTTTCTCGGCCTCTACCGCGGATTTCAGGCGCTGGAGCAAGCTGGATGGACGGACGCTATCCCGCGTATACTGGGAACGCAAGCGGTCGGGTACAGTCCCATCGCTGACGAAGAGGGGAATACACCCGATGACGCTGCCGCCAATGACCTCGCCGACGGGATCCACATCCGAGACCCGCCACGCGGCCGGCAAATACGGCACGCTATCAACGAGACCGAGGGTGCCGCCGTCGCCGTCTCCGCGGCGGCAACGGAGCGGGAACGAGATCGGCTCGGTGCAGCGGGGTTTCACGTCGAGCCGACGTGTGCGACGGCGACAGCGGCGCTACCCGAGTTCAGAGAGCGGGGAGAACTCCAGGACGGTGACGACGTGGTTGTCGCGTTGACCGGGCGAAACGACTAG